A genomic segment from Irregularibacter muris encodes:
- a CDS encoding AbgT family transporter, with protein MKGERQLKKVQTKKKNGLFNRFLNVVETAGNKLPHPVTIFILFALLVIVISEISYRAGVKVSFYDAKSKSEQTLSAISLMNAEGLRYMINTAVSNFTSFAPLGTVLVAMLGVGVAEGTGLINAALKRLVLSTPKGLITAVVVFAGVMSNIASDAGYVVLVPLGALVFLGFKRHPIAGLAAAFAGVSGGFSANLLLGTLDPMLAGITNEALNAGGIDATILPTANFYFLFVSTFLITILGTLVTEKIVEPRLGEYRGIDPNESMEVTKEEKRGLVAAGISLLLFIALLLFLTLPQNAILKVEGNLDAFIHDGLVPMIMLFFLIPGLVYGVVSGSIKNDKDVVQAMSKSMATMGGYLVLSFFAAQFIQYFSYTNLGTVLAVSGAEFLKGIGFTGFPLVIAFILVAAFINLFIGSASAKWGIMAPVFVPMLYQLGFTPEFTQLAYRIGDSTTNIISPLMSYFAVIVVFAQKYDEDSGIGTLISTMLPYSLIFLVGWIFLLALWYVLGFPIGPNAFINL; from the coding sequence CATCCAGTGACTATTTTTATTCTCTTTGCACTTTTGGTTATTGTAATTTCAGAAATTTCCTACAGAGCAGGAGTAAAGGTAAGTTTTTATGATGCTAAATCCAAAAGTGAACAAACCCTATCTGCAATATCTTTGATGAATGCTGAAGGTTTAAGATATATGATTAATACTGCGGTCTCAAATTTTACTAGTTTTGCACCACTGGGTACAGTATTGGTAGCTATGCTTGGGGTAGGAGTGGCGGAAGGAACGGGACTGATTAATGCTGCATTAAAAAGATTGGTACTCAGTACACCTAAAGGATTGATTACAGCAGTGGTAGTTTTTGCTGGGGTAATGTCCAATATCGCATCTGATGCAGGTTATGTGGTACTGGTTCCCCTAGGAGCCCTTGTGTTTTTAGGCTTTAAAAGGCATCCCATAGCTGGTTTAGCTGCTGCCTTTGCAGGAGTTTCAGGAGGATTTTCAGCCAATTTATTATTAGGAACATTAGATCCTATGTTGGCTGGAATAACAAATGAAGCCTTAAATGCTGGGGGAATAGATGCTACAATTTTACCCACTGCTAATTTTTACTTTTTATTTGTATCAACTTTCCTCATCACCATTTTAGGGACTTTGGTTACTGAAAAGATTGTAGAGCCAAGATTAGGAGAATATCGAGGGATAGACCCTAATGAATCCATGGAAGTTACTAAAGAGGAAAAAAGAGGGCTGGTAGCAGCAGGTATTTCTCTCTTACTATTTATTGCTCTATTGTTATTTTTAACCCTTCCTCAAAATGCCATATTAAAGGTGGAAGGAAATCTAGATGCCTTTATTCATGATGGGTTAGTTCCCATGATTATGCTATTTTTCCTCATTCCTGGTTTAGTTTATGGCGTGGTTTCAGGAAGCATCAAAAACGACAAAGATGTGGTACAGGCAATGTCAAAATCTATGGCCACTATGGGAGGGTATTTGGTACTATCCTTCTTTGCTGCTCAGTTTATTCAATATTTCTCCTATACCAATTTAGGAACAGTATTGGCAGTAAGTGGGGCAGAGTTTCTAAAGGGGATAGGCTTTACAGGGTTCCCACTGGTTATTGCCTTCATTCTTGTAGCCGCCTTTATCAATCTATTTATAGGATCAGCCTCTGCTAAATGGGGCATTATGGCACCGGTTTTTGTTCCTATGTTATATCAATTAGGTTTTACACCAGAATTTACTCAGTTGGCCTATCGTATAGGGGATTCTACAACAAATATTATATCTCCTTTGATGTCCTACTTTGCAGTTATTGTGGTATTTGCCCAAAAATATGATGAAGATTCTGGTATAGGCACACTGATTTCTACCATGTTACCTTACTCATTAATATTTTTAGTGGGTTGGATATTCTTGCTGGCCCTTTGGTATGTACTAGGTTTCCCCATAGGACCCAATGCCTTTATCAATCTATAA
- a CDS encoding M20/M25/M40 family metallo-hydrolase, protein MINEERIVQEFMKYVQIDSPTKKEKQFADFITKELRSLGLEVYIDNVGEKCGSDSGNVIAKLTGNKDVEPILFSCHMDTVSPGEGIKPVCRDGVIYSDGTTILGADDKAGIAAIVEALKTIKENNIDHGPIEILLSISEEGGLYGAKYLDYSQIQSKRAIVLDSGGSPGEIIVQGPAQDQFEVKIIGKPAHAGVSPEEGISAIHVAAHAISKMNLLRIDEDTTANIGTIQGGIATNVVAPEVILQAEARSLNDEKLDRQTDHMVKCFEETAKEFGAKAEIKRERQYGAFKVEENDEIVTLVKKACENLKIKPHTAKTGGGSDTNVINTKGIKAVNLGTGERKPHTLEEYISIEDLVNISKLVLEIIKEA, encoded by the coding sequence ATGATAAATGAAGAAAGAATTGTACAAGAGTTTATGAAATATGTGCAAATTGATAGCCCAACAAAAAAAGAAAAGCAATTTGCAGATTTTATTACTAAGGAATTAAGATCCCTGGGACTTGAGGTTTACATAGATAATGTAGGAGAAAAGTGTGGCAGTGATAGCGGCAATGTCATTGCAAAACTGACTGGCAATAAGGATGTAGAGCCTATATTATTTAGTTGCCACATGGATACCGTTTCCCCTGGTGAGGGTATAAAGCCTGTGTGTAGAGATGGAGTTATTTATTCTGATGGTACCACCATACTAGGTGCTGATGATAAGGCAGGGATAGCGGCAATAGTAGAAGCATTAAAAACCATAAAAGAGAATAATATAGATCATGGCCCCATTGAAATCCTGTTGAGCATAAGTGAAGAAGGAGGACTTTACGGAGCAAAGTACTTAGATTATAGTCAAATTCAATCAAAAAGAGCCATTGTACTCGATAGTGGAGGATCTCCAGGAGAGATTATTGTCCAAGGCCCTGCCCAGGATCAATTTGAGGTGAAAATCATAGGAAAGCCTGCCCATGCAGGAGTGTCCCCAGAGGAGGGGATAAGTGCTATTCATGTAGCCGCCCATGCGATTAGCAAAATGAACTTGCTAAGAATAGATGAGGATACCACGGCCAATATTGGTACCATCCAAGGGGGAATAGCTACCAACGTTGTAGCTCCTGAGGTGATCCTTCAGGCAGAGGCCAGAAGTTTAAATGATGAAAAATTAGACAGACAAACTGACCATATGGTGAAGTGCTTTGAAGAGACGGCCAAAGAATTTGGTGCAAAGGCAGAAATCAAAAGAGAAAGACAGTATGGGGCTTTTAAAGTAGAAGAAAATGATGAAATTGTAACTCTTGTAAAGAAAGCCTGTGAGAATTTAAAGATCAAACCCCACACTGCAAAAACAGGGGGTGGCAGTGACACCAATGTGATTAATACCAAGGGAATAAAGGCTGTAAATCTAGGTACAGGGGAAAGAAAACCCCATACCCTAGAGGAATATATCAGTATAGAGGATTTAGTGAATATCTCTAAGTTGGTGTTGGAGATTATCAAGGAAGCTTAA
- a CDS encoding aminopeptidase, with protein MKEELLKKYARLLVKKGLNLQKDQILVIGSPVECADFTRVVAEIAYKEGAHDVVINWNDEKFSKVKYLHAPEKVFEEFPQWRKDMFLDYSRQGAAFLSIAASDPELMKDVDPQRMATASKTASIALKEHQENLMANKNTWCVASIPTKSWAEKVFPELKGEEAIEKLWDTIFKTVRVDKEDPVAAWEEHLASLKRHMEILNKHNFKTLHYKNSLGTDLTIELPENHLWLGGSEFTPKGVEFIANMPTEEVFTLPKKTGVNGKVVSSKPLNYNGNLIENFTLTFKDGKIVEFDAQEGYETLKTLIETDQGSHYLGEVALVPYDSPISNSNILFYNTLFDENASCHLAIGKAYPVCVKNGENMTPEELEKAGVNDSLTHEDFMVGTKDLEIIGVTQEGKEIQVFKNGNFAF; from the coding sequence TTGAAAGAAGAATTATTAAAAAAATATGCCCGCTTGCTAGTGAAAAAGGGGCTAAATCTCCAAAAGGATCAAATTCTTGTTATTGGCTCCCCAGTAGAATGTGCTGATTTTACAAGAGTAGTAGCAGAGATTGCCTATAAAGAGGGCGCCCACGATGTCGTAATCAATTGGAATGATGAAAAGTTTTCTAAGGTAAAATATTTACATGCTCCTGAAAAGGTATTTGAAGAATTTCCCCAATGGAGAAAGGATATGTTCTTGGACTATTCTAGACAGGGTGCCGCTTTTTTAAGCATTGCCGCCTCTGATCCAGAGCTAATGAAGGATGTAGATCCCCAAAGAATGGCCACAGCAAGTAAAACAGCTAGTATAGCTTTAAAAGAGCATCAGGAAAATCTCATGGCCAATAAAAACACTTGGTGTGTAGCCTCTATCCCCACTAAGTCTTGGGCAGAAAAAGTTTTCCCAGAATTAAAGGGAGAAGAAGCGATAGAAAAACTATGGGACACCATATTTAAAACTGTACGAGTGGACAAAGAAGATCCAGTAGCCGCTTGGGAAGAACATCTTGCTAGCCTAAAAAGACATATGGAGATTTTAAATAAGCACAACTTTAAGACTCTTCATTACAAAAACTCTTTAGGTACAGATTTGACCATTGAACTACCTGAAAATCATTTATGGTTAGGAGGGTCAGAATTTACGCCCAAGGGAGTAGAATTTATCGCCAACATGCCTACCGAGGAAGTATTTACATTGCCTAAAAAGACAGGCGTAAATGGAAAGGTAGTTAGTTCCAAGCCTCTAAATTATAATGGAAATTTAATCGAGAACTTTACCTTAACTTTTAAAGATGGAAAAATCGTAGAATTTGATGCCCAAGAGGGCTATGAAACCTTAAAGACCCTAATAGAAACCGACCAAGGCTCCCATTATCTTGGGGAAGTCGCCCTAGTACCCTATGATTCTCCTATTTCTAATTCTAACATCTTATTTTATAATACCCTATTTGACGAGAATGCTTCTTGTCATTTAGCCATTGGAAAAGCCTATCCCGTATGTGTAAAAAATGGGGAAAATATGACTCCAGAGGAATTGGAAAAAGCGGGGGTCAATGACTCCCTAACCCATGAAGACTTTATGGTGGGGACTAAGGACCTTGAAATTATAGGCGTGACCCAGGAGGGGAAAGAAATACAAGTCTTTAAAAATGGAAATTTTGCTTTTTAG
- a CDS encoding DUF4230 domain-containing protein, with product MFKIKYRKERIILLSLLFLIGLFIFFSLKSPPQEIVDSQILEKKILSLGELTTLKYQYKNIISYEDSKQLKGLELPFTTKSFLIVYEGYIKAGVDLKNIDIRISQENQIVLTLPSAQFTDNVINEEDVVVYDEKSGLFNKIKIQEVFERLEKEKKKMEEELQEKGFLLEANAQAEKLLLALLKEMGFNDIDMKFKPSH from the coding sequence ATGTTTAAAATAAAATATAGAAAAGAGAGAATCATTCTTCTCTCTCTATTGTTCCTTATAGGTTTATTTATCTTTTTCAGTCTTAAAAGTCCTCCCCAGGAGATCGTAGATTCCCAAATCCTAGAAAAGAAAATATTATCCCTAGGTGAACTAACCACTTTAAAATATCAGTATAAAAATATTATCTCCTATGAAGATTCTAAACAATTAAAGGGATTAGAACTCCCCTTTACCACAAAATCTTTTTTGATTGTTTATGAGGGATATATTAAGGCAGGGGTGGATCTAAAAAATATAGATATTCGCATATCCCAGGAAAATCAGATTGTCTTGACACTCCCCAGCGCCCAATTTACTGATAATGTCATCAACGAAGAAGATGTCGTGGTCTATGATGAAAAGTCAGGATTATTCAATAAGATAAAAATTCAAGAGGTCTTTGAAAGACTCGAAAAAGAAAAGAAAAAAATGGAGGAGGAATTACAGGAAAAAGGATTTTTATTGGAAGCCAATGCACAAGCCGAAAAACTTCTCCTAGCCCTGCTAAAAGAAATGGGATTTAATGATATTGATATGAAATTTAAACCTTCTCATTAA
- a CDS encoding AzlC family ABC transporter permease — protein MARKLAQKEEIKKGLVDGLPIVIGYIPIAMAFGILSKTSGIGFLDSFLFSVMVFAGASQFMALNLLNAGVGLGEIILTTLLVNFRHFLMSASLAGRIPKCGKKWLPLLAFGITDEAFSVISFKEGELSREYILTLQMISYLSWVGGTVLGYLLGAVLPETIQASMGVGLYAMFVAILIPEAKKSKKIAFLAILSGMVNTLLSYLEILPQGWNIVLSILLVSLIGVYLFERKEASYE, from the coding sequence ATGGCAAGGAAATTAGCACAAAAGGAAGAAATAAAAAAAGGATTGGTGGATGGATTGCCTATCGTTATTGGTTATATCCCTATAGCTATGGCCTTTGGCATATTATCTAAGACGTCCGGTATAGGGTTTTTGGATAGCTTTTTATTTTCAGTCATGGTTTTTGCGGGAGCCAGTCAGTTCATGGCACTGAATTTATTAAATGCAGGAGTGGGCTTAGGAGAAATTATCTTAACCACTCTATTGGTTAATTTTAGACATTTTCTCATGAGTGCTTCTCTAGCGGGGAGAATACCAAAGTGTGGGAAAAAATGGCTCCCCTTATTGGCCTTTGGGATAACCGATGAAGCCTTTTCAGTGATTTCCTTTAAAGAGGGAGAACTTAGTCGAGAATATATACTCACTCTGCAGATGATCTCTTATCTATCATGGGTAGGGGGAACGGTATTGGGGTATCTTCTTGGAGCAGTATTGCCGGAGACCATTCAAGCTAGTATGGGAGTGGGCTTATATGCCATGTTTGTAGCTATTTTAATCCCTGAAGCGAAAAAGTCTAAAAAGATTGCTTTTTTAGCTATTCTTTCAGGTATGGTAAATACCTTGCTTTCCTATTTGGAAATCTTACCTCAAGGATGGAATATTGTTTTATCTATTCTATTGGTTTCCCTTATAGGAGTATATTTATTTGAAAGAAAGGAGGCATCCTATGAGTAA
- a CDS encoding AzlD domain-containing protein produces MSNYLFLILAMALVTYIPRYLPLAMISKRELPPRLHEFLKYIPCTALGALIIPGVFTATPKIPMASLGGIAFAFIYGWYKGGIIVSVLGSILVAFILLSL; encoded by the coding sequence ATGAGTAATTATTTATTTCTTATTTTAGCTATGGCCTTAGTTACCTATATACCTAGATACTTGCCCCTTGCCATGATATCCAAAAGGGAGTTGCCTCCTAGATTACATGAGTTTTTAAAATATATCCCCTGTACGGCTTTGGGGGCGCTCATTATCCCAGGAGTTTTTACAGCCACCCCCAAAATACCTATGGCTTCCCTAGGAGGAATAGCCTTTGCCTTTATCTATGGTTGGTATAAGGGGGGAATAATCGTATCGGTGTTGGGTTCTATATTGGTAGCCTTTATCCTACTGTCTCTTTGA
- a CDS encoding Spo0E family sporulation regulatory protein-aspartic acid phosphatase, with translation MNNAKAITLKHQLDTIRCKLENILCEGEISSEEVCNMSRTLDQFIVIYQRLMLEKK, from the coding sequence ATGAATAACGCTAAAGCAATAACCTTAAAACATCAATTAGATACAATCCGCTGTAAATTAGAAAATATTCTCTGTGAAGGAGAAATAAGCTCAGAAGAAGTTTGCAATATGAGTAGAACTCTTGATCAATTTATTGTAATTTATCAAAGACTAATGCTTGAAAAGAAATAA
- a CDS encoding helix-turn-helix domain-containing protein has protein sequence MRKRKLTPFGLRVKNRLADLNMSQKVLAEKLGTSDVYLSMILYGERSGDMYIENIKLFLNIEDDCFKA, from the coding sequence ATGAGAAAAAGAAAACTTACTCCTTTTGGATTACGAGTAAAAAATAGGCTAGCGGACTTAAACATGTCTCAGAAAGTACTGGCAGAAAAATTAGGTACTTCTGATGTTTACCTAAGTATGATTTTATATGGAGAGCGATCAGGGGATATGTATATTGAAAATATTAAGCTTTTTTTAAATATTGAAGACGATTGTTTTAAAGCCTAA
- a CDS encoding helix-turn-helix domain-containing protein — MDTIGKRIRYARKMNKLSLMNVKEKTGISTGNLSELENDKFAPSAHSLIAFKKLFNVSIDWLLTGEPPITTYMDEVVKETSPPLLFNNEEEYLLQAYRILDREKRRDIQGYINVATQQKLCPQENNNK; from the coding sequence TTGGATACCATAGGGAAAAGGATTCGCTATGCTAGAAAAATGAATAAATTGTCTTTAATGAATGTAAAAGAAAAAACCGGAATATCTACAGGAAATTTAAGTGAATTGGAAAATGATAAATTTGCACCATCTGCCCATTCTCTTATTGCCTTTAAAAAATTGTTTAATGTATCTATTGACTGGCTTCTTACTGGTGAACCACCTATAACAACATATATGGATGAGGTGGTTAAAGAAACCTCTCCACCATTGCTATTTAATAATGAAGAGGAATATCTTCTCCAGGCTTATAGAATATTAGATAGGGAAAAGAGACGAGATATACAAGGCTATATCAATGTAGCTACCCAACAAAAACTTTGTCCTCAAGAAAACAACAATAAATAA
- a CDS encoding lactate utilization protein → MDSNLQFVRSKKVERTLKNLEKNNMKGYYVQDEKEALEKIRSLLKEGDVVSVGGSATLSEIGALDILKKGEYEYLDRYAPELTPKEIKDIYRKSFFADAYLTSSNAITEQGELYNVDGRGNRVAAMIYGPDKVIVVAGINKIVKNVEEAVERNKSISGPANNKRLNKTTPCTKTGYCGDCHSADRICNEYVLIKRQLEADRIHVILVNQELGY, encoded by the coding sequence ATGGATAGCAATTTGCAATTTGTTAGAAGTAAAAAAGTGGAAAGAACCCTAAAAAACCTTGAAAAAAATAATATGAAGGGGTACTACGTACAGGATGAGAAGGAGGCCTTAGAAAAAATAAGATCTCTTTTAAAGGAAGGGGATGTCGTTTCGGTAGGGGGCTCTGCTACTTTATCTGAAATAGGTGCCCTGGATATCCTAAAAAAGGGAGAGTATGAATATCTAGATAGATATGCACCAGAGTTAACCCCTAAGGAGATCAAAGACATCTATCGCAAAAGCTTTTTTGCCGATGCCTATCTCACCAGCAGTAATGCCATTACAGAACAAGGAGAACTTTATAATGTAGATGGAAGAGGCAATAGGGTAGCTGCTATGATCTACGGTCCAGATAAGGTCATTGTAGTAGCGGGGATAAATAAAATTGTAAAGAATGTAGAGGAAGCTGTTGAAAGAAATAAATCTATTTCTGGTCCCGCCAACAACAAGAGACTAAATAAAACCACCCCTTGTACCAAGACTGGCTATTGTGGAGATTGTCATAGTGCAGATCGGATTTGTAATGAATATGTATTGATTAAAAGACAATTGGAAGCCGATAGAATTCATGTCATTCTTGTCAATCAAGAACTGGGATATTGA